ttttattgtatattcttatttaaagaaactcatgaactcattcatttatttagtcatattacggttttatatgtaattatttgctaaaaacttttacaatgataattatactattcactttgaacaaactgagtgtttaaattacgaattgcacgtcagagtcttctattatcggcattcaaaataaaacacgaataactgttgaagcaggtaatgaaaaaataaatggcggcgcccttatggatcacgaaaatttcagtgaacgtatatagagattatctctttttcttttgctgattttgacttttttcttttacatacgtgttacctttagagccttgcttcgcggacggtcCTTTGGTATAACGTCGGAACCCCTGGGTTTTCTGAATTCTCTCCGGCATTCTACATTAAATGTTGAATGTAATAGAGGgagaagccctctcacggcccgaaaggccgtgagagcggagctctccctataggtaacacgtatatacatgtttaaaaggaaaatatagaaaactaatgaaaaattaaaccatacctatggaacttgaaaattttggtcccaatggcgttgattcgaatactatcgtgtggacatgtatttgaatcgacgccattgggaccaaaattttaaagttccataggtatggtttaatttttcattagttttctatattttccttttaaacatgtacatgtatatatatatgtgttacctatagggagagctccgctctcacggcccgaagggccgtgagagggctttgcCCTCTATAACGGAGGAAACCCTGTGGGTTCCGTTGGTGAGTCTAATATGTTGACGGTAAGAGGTGTAAAAActaatatacattaatttacatGTTTCAATATATTAGAGGACGAAGCCCTCTCACAGGCCGTGAGAGCGGAACTCTCCCTGTAggtaacatgtatatacatgtttaaaaggaaaatgtaGAAAGGCAAAACTAATAAagaattaaaccatacctatggaacttggaAAATTTTAGTCCAAATGGTGTCGATTCGAATACAAGCAAGTGGACAtgtatttttccattttgaatcttgtgTACCCAAGTTCATGTCGTTCTGAAAGTtgcataaaatttgtaaaagcATGTGAATCTTATtgttttaatcatatataatcactcctcgattaacGCGATTGTACCATGTCTCCAATGTTTATGAATTTGCTAAGCACTGACACTGaacatgatgtcacaatgcactgtttacatcaattgtgTTATGTTTCCTGCATTCAATGACATTCTaggtaaaaaaaacttttcaagcTACTAGTCCGGTCGGGCTAGttgaatgtaaaatttactAACCCGAAAAAAAATTCACTAGTCCAAAATCAAAACAGTTTATTAAAGAAAATTTAacttacaaatataaaaaaaaatgtatccgTATagtaagaatgaaaacaaaaacaaatgaaaaacttCCGTCATACTCCACTACATATAATATTAAATTTCTGTCAATTTCAGATTCAAGCAACTCATTTTCAGTCTCCTCCTCCTCAtcttacatttttcacaatgcgtacacaacattttatttttttcaacgTCAAATTTTAGCTATGGACGGTTCAAGGTCCATGATTGAACAAATCCACGCTTTCTCATTGACTCGTATCTTTCTTTCACACTTCGTTTTTCCCACTCGCCATGACAGCGGAAGAGCGACCTGTGTAGGTGCAATACGATTCGTACCTGGACCTTTCTCTTTCGTACCTGAAACATTTTGTACCCATTTTCAGCGTATTAGAGTTTGACATTAAAGATGAAGTTACCCGGTACGAAATAGTTTGGACCTGATAAACTGGCAAGCAAACTCAGCAAATTAGATAATGTTATTACACGAGGTGTttatagattatatatatataatatatatatattcttttaaagaaaaatttataCTAGTCCGACAGAAATTTTACTAGAAATCGGGCGTCGGTCTAGTGATTTTCGCCCTGACTGCAATGAATAGGTGAATCAAATGTTCAAAGTTAGGATGCTTTGACAGAGCTCTTTTTGTCCTGTTGAGGATATAGATtctaatgccaatactttttgcttcacCCTTAaaaacggtcacaccgtaagacatattatcTATCAATTTCATCATATTAATTGAAAGAAAGCCAACATTAAATCCATACTAATTTTTATAGCCTTGTTGATTTGTTTTTACACTAAAAACTATACTGCACAGAAGTTGTAAAGAAAATGACTTTCAATATGCCACCAGAGGGTGTATTACATTAGAGAGTGCGACAGAAAGGATAACTCTGATtggaacattgaaatatattgaaagCGAAACGCAATAAGCTTAAAGAGTCACTGTGATCATGAATGTTATTTTAGAAATTATTATCATTTATCATATACTTGGTAATAATTTTGCCGATTCTGCACTGTGTGATGGGGATGACTTCACAATATATAACTAATATCAACGACCAGCCCAAAACCCAATATCACATATCAGACTGGAATGCAAATACGCAATTCAATCTGgaaattatgaattcgctagtAACAATCagtgtatcaaagtttttaccatAGTATATTAATGTATCAAGGTTTtcactgtattatatatattgtaaatcaatatatcaaagttcGTACCATAGTTAATCagtgtatcaaagtttttatcaTAGTTAATCGtcaatgtattaaattttaatcattataGTAAATTGATGTACAAATTACCATGAAAAATTGGTTTTTATCATAGTAAGGGAATATATCAAGTATTCTTGATATAATACCtttaaatcccccccccccccaaaggaaaataaaataaatcgaATATCATTATGTAAAATTAGCCCTCAGACCCcatattatataaaaataatcaccTAAAAACACTATACTGTATAATgtataagtacatatgtatataattaatagaatttttttttttcaacattctgTAAATAGTTCGTGGTATATCttcataatatatacatgtaatatagaattacagaagtgtttatttctttagagagagagagaaagaaagaaagaaagaaggcGAGAGAGAGCTATGAAAATATTTGGTTCCATAGAATATTTCATGCTACATTCCATATCATATCAGTCCTGCCTTCAGGCTGATATGGGGCCACTTGGGCTAGCTGATACGATATATATACTTCAGTTTTATAGTTAACCAGTCAGGGTACCTTGacataaaataaactattttactAGTCTGTGTGGGTCAGATGTGCCTAAATCTTAAGCCCTAAATTTTCATAGACACTATAAGTACAATTTTTCTGTCACAGTAAGCAAAGTGTCATGGTTGATACCTTGTGTGTGCATGTGAAACTAATGCTGAGGGAACGGTGGATGAGGACTGTCACCTGCATGTTTCAGATCACTGGGTATACTAAGGATCAACTCATTCTTGTCTTAAATTACAGGCTACACCTTTTTTCTTCGTGTGTATTTTCCTGGAAATGGCAGTTATGTGGTTCAAGAAGGACAAAAAAGGCAGAATGAATGATGGTGCAACATCTGTCAGTGCTGGGCAGTATTCTAGATTCCCAATGCAAGTTGTCAAcctttattcaaaatattttgtaaagctaATTATATTAAAACAACAGATAAAAAATTTGCAATGATTTTAATGTCATGGGAGTATTCTTTCTATGTTAATGCGTTTTTTATAtgcccgtcattagacgggaccTATTATGTTATGGTGCTCTCATTGTGTCTGTCtggctgtctgtctgtccgagGTCATGTTTTTCAGACTTTTTTTCATAACggatgcatacatgtacaaccagtgttcgaaattggttgaAAATTTGGTATAGACCatgggtctatgccaaaacaagatgacatagacctcatcaaATTGGCATAGACTGCAACATTGCATAAAAATAACACCTATTTAACACATTGTAACAATTATTTAGttctaatgtacttagaaagcatattttctttctatttccataacaatatccTCCTTTCCTTATAATGTTTACGTTTATCAGAGGTTGACTGACCATGTAGGGGCCTTTGGGGGTAACTTTACGTTTTCCTTCAATCCTAGCCTAGTACTAGTGCCTTCCACATACTTCAACTTTGCatacatttttaaatcaaagaCTACTTGTTCGTGCTTACAGAAGATGGTTCAACTAAACTTTAAATGGGAATATCATGAATTTATATATCACAAGAGAAAATATCAGTCAGCATATTTAGGTGAGAATACTCGCAATCAACACACAAACTGGTTAAATGCTAGTCATGATTGaattgacatttttttaaacagtcataccgtatatactcgcctataagtcggttgtatagtttttaggttattttggagggaattgccattgacccatttataagttGGTCTaactttttttcaagaatcggttgacaatttcaaatcaatgctctaatgtttttaaatgtgtttcaaataatattttgagaaatgcactgatatttgatattttcccccaacaaatcaatttcatatcaatactttTATGTATTTATCCGTGTTCCAATAAtgttttgggatatgacatcgatatttcactttttattctcaataaattaaacagttactattttgttggttttttttcgtccatgtttttgtagttttaaaaatactaggctatacattaCACCATCAAGAACAATACTTATCTTCTAAGGACactcctataagtcggacatagagttttggaccaagaTTTAAcgcccaaaaatccgacttataagCGAGTGTATATGGTAGTCATGAAAGCACTAATGGAACATTGATTTCTTTGAGCATGCTGCAATTTTTTAACCACAATTCAACAAaacattattaaaaaaattatttattcattattattattatttggtttttttttttcatttattaaacTTAAGAAATCGGCATAAACAATTTGGTCGATTTCAATTATAATTGGCATAGACTGAtgccatttgacatagactcggtccaCCGGTCTGGATTGATCCCTCCTTGACTTACTCTGAAATTTaatcacaacctccctctcagagaaatacataatcagttcatatttcaatgtaattggtgcaccatgacctactttagggctaaaagtagaccAAATTATTTCCTGGGCTTTTTCTCATCataaatacagatattgcattgATATTTTGTCATAACCTCCCTATCaatgaaatacataatcagttcacatgtcagatggattggtgcaccatgacctaaggcttttctattcagaatgtgtgtggtATCAATATCAGAGTGCATattatgcttccaggttgaatgtCACTTTCCGACGGGCGTTTGTtgttgtggtactcttgttataaTGTGGTAATCTGTTTTTAAAACGTTGGGGGAGAATGCTTGGATATTGATATTATActttatttttacacatttGTAGGCTCCTTGGTCTGAGGTCCATCACTATTACTGGGTATGTTTGGGTGTATGACAACTACAATATTTATGGACTGCCTTGGGATTCGGCTTGGACTTGGTGGTTTTGCTTCCTAGGAATGGATCTTGGATATTACTGGTTTCACAGAATGGCACATGGtgtgaaatattgaaatataattttaaaatacaggtgactcttgaTGGCTTGAACTTTTATCGCTCAAAGTTCTTGATTTCTTGAAGTGAAATCATTGTCCCAagttttttctctatataactaagcaaatttactatcgatctctcaAACGTTCAGtctctcgaagttctcgatctctcgaagtgaagttgaGTCCCGTAAAACCTATTACATTGCTTTTCATTCTCGATCTCTCAAAGTGGTGGTAGCATTTACACACCATTATCCAAGTGTATAATTATTTCAGTGTGGTTGTGGTAATTAGGTGTTCACATAGGCGATAAGTCACCTGCTTCTTTGTGGAGTTGGACACTTGATTTTATAATTGGTTAATTGGTCAGTTTCCGCCCTACACTGGGGTCTTGTGGTGATTTGTATAGAAATCcaactatgaataaaatctatcatttgttTTGACTTTACGGCAAGAGAGTAAATTTGAGACATTAATTTAGAGACAATGATTCAGTGATCTACAGACTGTTGAATTTCTTGAGTTTATTCTTTGTGTAAAATTAATCtaaaaaattgttttacttaATCTAGTGTATAGTTTTTGAGACAGTAAAAATTTATCAGAAATGTTTTTTATGCCTATcttgtatgatatacataaactttgaaatctttttattaatgcaaaattaggttctttattttgaaatcaaatgaATTACTTGACAAATATGAAGGGAAAGTGTCTTGAAAACCTATGGttggaccttcaatttccgaattttgATCTCTTGAACTCTCGATCTCTTTTATCAatgtcccttgaacttcgagttattgAGAGTCACATGTACTCTAGATTATATATGGgtttatcaaatgtaaaatatattccATTACTTACATTTAATGCATATTCAATATATCATAATCATAATTGTATGTACAGTTTGTTAGAGGTAAATTTCATGTCCAGTTTGTAATGGAAGACAATTATTCTAGAGGTAAATTTCATGTGGGCTGCCCATCAAGTACACCACAGTTCTGAGTACTACAATCTGACAACAGCACTGAGACAGTCTGTACTTCAGATATACACTTCTTGGGtaagattttaaacatttttgtctttCTAGCTTGGTGATTAGGGCACTCACTTCACAATGTCTCTGCTTTGATTCTCAGTCCTTTTGGccatgtcaaacctaagatgtttaacatattAAGTAATAATTGTTCCTTCACTATGTACCCAGCATTAGAAGTAAAAGTCACtcgtctttcagatatgaccttaaaaacaatgTCCCGTGTCATTGTAAGCATGGGCATGATAATTAGGGAACTCTCATTGCTACGGCCTTAAGCaccatgcataggtcaaaatttgtggcacttcacatGCAACTTGTGATGTTTCTCTGTAGgtgaaattttttttccaaatgggatgtaaaacaataaagagaaacttttttttttatcctattgaaaatcatataatggttgaaatattgttgaccATGTTCTCAAaagttttgtattttaaaagatttgataaACTCATCACAGAAAGTGATTTGTGATTTCAGGTATTTTACCTTCCTCTTGCTTTATTTATACCACCCTCCATCTTCATGGTTCATAATGAGTTGAATATATTGTACCAGTTCTGGATCCACACTCAGGTGAGAACAGATGTCAATGAAAGATTTAAACATTGGTATGAATAAATTCTCTTTCatcattattgtttttatataagagcttttctgatcacagtTTGTCATCTCTCTTTTTTCCTGTCCCTCCGGCCgcctgtctgtaaacttttcatattttcatcttcatcttctcaagaaccacttggccaatttcaaccaaacttggtatgaaTAATCCTTtagtgaaggggattcaagtttgtttaaatgaaggaccatgcatgctcccttcaaagcgGAGAtaatatcataccatgatctatgaccttgtgaccttgggttttatccagaacagcaatatcatgttaatcatattggtgttgaggcatttctgtgttatgtgaattcattttcagttttgttttgattcCTTGGGGGCTAAttttgggccacaatatggggtcaaattttttcatgggaataaaaattgataaaaaatcttttaaaaattacaacagctgaacaatggcagggccatggtgactcaggtgagtgatgtggcccatgggcctcttgtttgatgaATATTACCCAGTAAAGTTTGTTTTTGTAGTTCATAAAATCACTGGGTCCGCTGGAATATATTCTCAACACTCCCAGCCATCATAGAGTTCATCATGGAAGAAATCCTTATTGCATAGATAAAAACTATGCTGGCACACTCATCATATGGGACAGATTGTTTGGTAAATTTCAGTAATTTTCAGATTGTGTAAACTTTGTATGAACTTTGTTCTGGACGTAATTTAAGAAGgtgtttctttttttatttttggcattTTCAGGCACCTTTCAAGCTGAGGATGAAGAGGTTGTGTATGGGTTGACACACCCAATCAATACATTTGATCCAAATGTCATTCAGGtgtgtatgaaaataaaatgcttTCAGTAAACAAGAAGTTTTAGAAACATAtatccccccacccccatatggcaatattgaaaaaaaaaaatcaaattttcttACTAcagaccaacaggtgcaaaacaatatgtcccctctttttcaaagggggcataaaaacctCTGtaaacagaatttttaaaatctgattCTTGCACTCCAGGCAAttgaatgaattgatgatatatgCTGTCACTTCCTACTCACCTAAAGAAATATTTGGTGAACAAAACCTTTAGACCTGCAATTTTCAAAAGCTCAGCTGTTTTAGTCTTGAATCATACTTTTTTTGATGTTGTAGTTTGGATACTTGAAGTACATGATTGAGAGGTTTGGTGAGATGAAGGGATGGAAAAACAAGCTGAGAGTAGTGTTCTGTGGGCCAGGATGGGCTCCAGGCAAACCAAGAACTGGAGATATCAATGATATTCCTGTGGTATGTCCATCTCTATGTGTGTTATAATGGTGACCAGATTACCATTGATAATTCATTCTCAGGCACAATTTGAGATCCTGTTGTTGTATTGATTTTGGTAAAACTATTATTGATGACTTCAAAACATTAACATGCAATCTATAAAtaatatttcacatttttttaaatgttctacatttttataGGAAAGTATACAGTTCATCTGAAAAATTAATAACCAAAAAATATACTTTAAGGTGAAAGCTCCATGGCCCAAGTATCACCTTAACCTCCCAAGCTGGGTCAGTGTGTATGCAGCAGTACACTTCACCCTGGAACTTTTGTACTATCAAGAGGTGGCAGCCAGGAATGCTGTAAGATTGTATTGAAATAGGTTATATGTTTAATGTAAAACCAAATAATTTCTTAATCTACCGAAATTGCTAGAAGACTATGTAAATTTCTGAAGAATGTCTAGATAAAAGAAAaacagagctccagataaggtgcgtatcagcttaaatactcattaaatttgaccaaatacgcatttaagttgaaaatcatgcgtacaattacgcattagggaatgtaaatacgctttacactccCAAAGTAATGCGTATTAGTCCGCGTATTTGTGATACATATACAgcagtatgatataaatatgaattatctattcatatgaattgaggttagcccagggcttgatcatacatgatatttagcgctatgaaatacgttttgatgacaatcacaattttgaaaaattggaagagttaactcaaaacactatcatataggcctacttgttatattttctttcttaaaGAGTTAGTGTGCGGTCAAAAGCACAGGAAAAAAACTTGTATTATCAATCATGGACGAATGATATACAGAATTGGATCTTAATCATGTGACTGAGTGTctgacattttcaaatttaatgcatcaatgataaatatcaaattcccaatgacaatgaatagttttaataaaaagaactaCAAAGGATTTTCCCCGTAAATAGCTGGTCCGGCCTTTTAGTATAAACTTTAAGTTAAAGTTTAACGGAAGAAGTATCGTTTATCTGATGACATCTTCTGTGCAAAAGAgcaaagataatcagtaaattaacaaaatacacttttgaatttttctgaaaagcaaaatattcattgatttgataatcagggggtaaatactctttgtggtaaaaaattatctggagctctgagGAAAAGAAAGAGTATGAAAGAAATGAACTTCAGTATCttgaacactgatatctcgaataccatggatatatTGAAGTGATTCAGAATTTAAGTCCAAAAcaacttattctttaagtattttaccctcgatatctcAAATCCTCAGATATCTCAACAAAAATTCTCAGTCCATTCGAGTtcgagataacaaggtttgactgtatgtAACTTACAACagtttgatgttttaatatatTGCATATGCCAATGAGTGATGGtgttaaaattgtaaataaattcaattcaaaataatctTCCATAAAGTAAATTCTACCTCACTGCCTTGTAA
This genomic window from Ostrea edulis chromosome 4, xbOstEdul1.1, whole genome shotgun sequence contains:
- the LOC125669581 gene encoding alkylglycerol monooxygenase-like; translated protein: MSNLAKVPFLTGVRRLFYLVSVNESSFKDVEEVPLYINEATPFFFVCIFLEMAVMWFKKDKKGRMNDGATSVSAGQYSRFPMLLGLRSITITGYVWVYDNYNIYGLPWDSAWTWWFCFLGMDLGYYWFHRMAHEVNFMWAAHQVHHSSEYYNLTTALRQSVLQIYTSWVFYLPLALFIPPSIFMVHNELNILYQFWIHTQFIKSLGPLEYILNTPSHHRVHHGRNPYCIDKNYAGTLIIWDRLFGTFQAEDEEVVYGLTHPINTFDPNVIQFGYLKYMIERFGEMKGWKNKLRVVFCGPGWAPGKPRTGDINDIPVVKAPWPKYHLNLPSWVSVYAAVHFTLELLYYQEVAARNAGLSQLSILLFVLHIGFGLTCFGKIFDNDPSAPQYELLRCFLTLAGDVALCYYGFYGAPGYRPTFVIFLQAVFMFSLCVWSSVIYNTTMKTKKVD